In the genome of Cronobacter malonaticus LMG 23826, one region contains:
- a CDS encoding NAD-dependent succinate-semialdehyde dehydrogenase — protein MTAQAFAEYAFFKTGYFVDGKWHSAQETFDVLNPATGEVIAQVAKAGKKETEAAIAAASRAFPAWRAKTAKERSEILYRWYQLIIENKRALGELMTSEQGKPLKEAEGEVEYAASFIQWFAEQAKRANGEIIPPVKPGSRILATREPVGVVAAITPWNFPMAMLTRKLGPALAAGCTGVIKPANNTPLSAFALVALAQEAGVPDGVLNAVAGSTSEISDAIMASPDVRKISFTGSTAVGKTLMRNAAETMKKVSMELGGNAPYIVFDDADIDAAVKGAVANKFRNAGQVCVSVNRFYIQEGVYDRFVNQLAEAVKALKVGNGMEDGVIVGPLIETSAVEKVREHVDDAVAKGAKVLTGGKPHALGGNFWQPTVLIDANDDMKLAQEETFGPLAACFSFKTEEEVIARANNTPYGLAAYFYTQNLQRVFRVSQLLESGMIGVNECAVSTEVAPFGGVKESGLGREGSVLGLDEFMEVKTLHLGGL, from the coding sequence ATGACCGCACAAGCATTTGCAGAATATGCGTTTTTTAAAACCGGCTATTTTGTTGACGGGAAATGGCACAGCGCGCAGGAGACCTTTGATGTGCTAAACCCGGCGACGGGCGAGGTCATCGCGCAGGTTGCGAAAGCGGGCAAAAAAGAGACCGAGGCCGCTATCGCCGCCGCCAGCCGCGCGTTCCCCGCCTGGCGCGCCAAAACCGCGAAAGAACGTTCTGAAATTCTCTATCGCTGGTATCAGCTCATCATTGAAAACAAGCGCGCGCTTGGCGAGCTGATGACGAGTGAGCAGGGCAAGCCGCTGAAAGAAGCCGAAGGCGAAGTGGAATATGCCGCGAGCTTTATCCAGTGGTTCGCCGAACAGGCCAAACGCGCCAATGGTGAAATCATTCCGCCCGTGAAGCCCGGCTCGCGTATCCTGGCGACCCGCGAGCCGGTCGGCGTGGTGGCGGCGATCACGCCCTGGAACTTCCCGATGGCGATGCTGACCCGCAAGCTTGGCCCGGCGCTGGCCGCAGGCTGTACCGGCGTTATCAAACCCGCCAACAATACGCCGCTCAGCGCCTTTGCGCTGGTAGCGCTGGCGCAAGAGGCGGGCGTGCCGGACGGCGTGCTGAACGCGGTGGCGGGCAGTACATCGGAAATCAGCGATGCCATTATGGCAAGCCCGGATGTCCGTAAAATCTCCTTCACCGGCTCGACCGCCGTTGGCAAAACGCTGATGCGCAACGCCGCCGAAACGATGAAAAAAGTCTCGATGGAGCTTGGCGGCAACGCGCCGTACATCGTGTTTGACGATGCCGACATCGACGCGGCGGTGAAAGGTGCTGTCGCCAATAAATTCCGTAACGCAGGCCAGGTGTGCGTCAGCGTTAACCGTTTCTACATTCAGGAAGGCGTTTATGATCGTTTCGTCAATCAACTGGCGGAGGCGGTAAAAGCGCTGAAAGTGGGCAACGGCATGGAAGACGGCGTTATCGTCGGGCCGCTTATCGAGACATCGGCGGTCGAAAAAGTGCGCGAACATGTGGACGACGCGGTCGCGAAAGGCGCGAAAGTGCTTACCGGCGGCAAACCGCATGCGCTCGGCGGCAATTTCTGGCAGCCGACCGTGCTGATTGATGCAAACGACGATATGAAGCTGGCGCAGGAAGAGACCTTCGGCCCGCTGGCGGCCTGCTTTAGCTTTAAAACCGAAGAGGAAGTCATCGCGCGGGCCAACAATACGCCTTATGGGCTCGCCGCTTACTTCTACACCCAGAACCTTCAGCGCGTGTTCCGCGTCTCACAGCTGCTGGAAAGCGGCATGATTGGCGTTAACGAATGCGCGGTGTCAACGGAAGTCGCGCCGTTTGGCGGCGTGAAGGAGTCAGGGCTTGGGCGCGAAGGGTCTGTGCTGGGGCTGGATGAGTTTATGGAAGTGAAAACGCTGCATCTTGGCGGGTTATAA
- a CDS encoding barstar family protein gives MKSYSFDFSTIASQQDFYRAFADTFGIGAARVTDLDSLWKVVMEDVLPLPLEIVFLHVTAEVKRRFGALILLFDEAEEELEGQLLFNIRQ, from the coding sequence ATGAAAAGCTACAGTTTTGATTTCAGTACGATTGCCAGTCAACAGGATTTCTATCGGGCATTTGCCGACACGTTTGGCATCGGGGCCGCGCGCGTAACGGATCTGGATAGTCTGTGGAAGGTGGTGATGGAAGACGTGCTGCCATTACCGCTGGAGATTGTGTTCCTGCATGTGACGGCGGAAGTGAAACGCCGCTTCGGCGCACTGATTCTGCTGTTTGATGAAGCAGAAGAGGAGCTGGAAGGTCAGCTCCTCTTCAATATCCGGCAATAG